Genomic segment of Zingiber officinale cultivar Zhangliang chromosome 11B, Zo_v1.1, whole genome shotgun sequence:
GTATATTCATTGCCTCATCCTGAGGAATAATTCAGTTTCCTGTCCTGAATAAATTATTACTGCAGATTTCATTCGCTTACGGAGTTTGATGAGGTAAAGAGAAGCTGTCGCAAACGTCTCGATGGGCATAATAGACGACGAAGGAAACCCCTGCCAAGTTCTATAAATTCAGGTAGCTTAGTCTCAGATCACAAAGTTCGAGTTATATTTTATAGACCTGCAGCTTCTCATCTCAAAATTACATAATGTCGCTAACGGATAAAATTCTACAGACTAGTATCTTGCTTCCTCTACATGCTAAAAACATGATAGTTTTTATACAAGTAATCAAATTCTAATGCAAATTCCTCTATTTACATAAACGCTTCCTGTGTCGGTCATCTTTTCATTCACTATGCCTGCGCACGCAGTTGTTTTTGAATTGTTCATATTTGCTGATTGCTTTTACAGTCTGAATTATCACCTAGGAAGtagttcttcataagttaaactagGAAGTACTGAAGCTTCGTATAGTCGTTGCTCTTGTTACAGACAGTCAAATTACAGTTAGAGGTATGTGAGTCTGATAACATCTAAGGAATTTTAAGCCTCCAATTTTCTCCTGAAAATTTGGTAAATAAGGTCAGTAACTGCAATTGCTGATACAGATATATTGTGTCCTATTGATTTCTTTTGCGTCGACAGGAACAAGGTTCCCGCCATATTCTCAGGTCTTTCCGACTTCCACAACAGAGCCAAACTGGGTTGGAATCGACAATGCACGATTTACACACCCAATAGTACCGAATCTCTTCGACCGGAACCTCTCTTTTTCAAACTCTTCTCACATCTACGGCAAAGAAAGAAAGCGGTTCCCATTCTTGCAAGAGAGTGAGACCAACCTCAGCAGCATAACCACAATCGGAGCTTTCGTAGGCCAAACACATCTAATGGGAAACACTCCGTCTGTTGTTGGCGTCGgcggcagcagcagcagcaagttGTTTGCCGGCGATGTAACTCGAGTCTTCCCTTCTGATTGTGCTCTCTCTCTTCTGTCATCTCCAAATCAGACATCAGGTATCTTCAACTCGAGCCCCATGATGCAATGGGCCAATCAGATTTGCACAGTCCAACCGCCTCTCGGTGCGAGCTTGCAGTATGGCGATCTCAGGCAGTACGGTCACTCCACTTCCGAGCCAGTAGGCTACTCATGCTCAAGCATGGAGAATGGGAGGACTGTCTTGGTCTCAGATTTCCGGCTCGGGGATGAAGGGTCCTCAGATAGTACATCTCAAGCTCTTCCTTTCCCATGGCAGTAGGCCAGCCTCCCTTTAAAGGACACCATTAGGCAGATCTTGATCTTTTCATCCTTAGATTGTCTATATTCTTAGATTCCTCAAAGATCAAATTATGTTCACTTCTTATCAGGAGGACTGATAACTGATCATTTCTGAAATCATGGTTGTATTAATTTGGTTGTCTTAGTAATATTTCTGGTTATATCTAAGAAGAAAAAAGCCCTAAATTAAGAAAAACATACCCTTGTTTTTTTTCAAATGGACAATTCTCCTGCCatttttgaaatatttcaaaAGTATGCACGTGAAATGTTATTTTAATTATGTTATcattaaaatcaaataataaaataaaatcatcattgataatatttatttaaaactaGTGATCATGTACACATTGCGTAAGCTAAGCTTTTTATATTAGGTGGAGCAATACAAAAAGAGA
This window contains:
- the LOC122034439 gene encoding squamosa promoter-binding-like protein 16, which gives rise to MDWDPKMPPWDFPEFDRGTEANLGSVLDGSGVGFAKRLPLSGMECSVDLKLGGLGDSGSSYKCKEQPRISTAATITTAASSSSGPSKRQRAPSNVGQNASCMVDGCRADLSKCREYHRRHKVCEVHSKTPVVVVGGHEQRFCQQCSRFHSLTEFDEVKRSCRKRLDGHNRRRRKPLPSSINSGTRFPPYSQVFPTSTTEPNWVGIDNARFTHPIVPNLFDRNLSFSNSSHIYGKERKRFPFLQESETNLSSITTIGAFVGQTHLMGNTPSVVGVGGSSSSKLFAGDVTRVFPSDCALSLLSSPNQTSGIFNSSPMMQWANQICTVQPPLGASLQYGDLRQYGHSTSEPVGYSCSSMENGRTVLVSDFRLGDEGSSDSTSQALPFPWQ